The genomic stretch TGCCAGGTGAAGTCGGGCGGCGTGAGGACGCCCGCCAGCGGCGTGCCGCAGCCGTTGGTGGCGGGCGAGGCCTGCTGGTAGCCGTCGTTGGGGGCGGGGCCTTCGAAGCACGGCCATCCCAGGTTCTCCCCGCCGCGGACGCGGTGCAGGTCCTCCCACGCTGCCCATCCCACGTCGCCGACGTAGACGCGGCCGGGGTTGCCCTGGCCGGGGTGCGAGCGCCCGCCCCGTGGGTCCACCACGAACCGGTACGGGTTGCGGACGCCGAGCGCCCAGACGCGCGACGCGTTGTCGTTCAGGTCGCCGGTGTAGAACGGGTTCGAGGCGTAGCCGCGGCCGTTGCGTGGGTCGATGCGCAGGATCTTGCCCGCCAGACTCTCCAGCCGCTGGCTCCGGAACGCGCCGATGTCCTCGCTGGCGTCCAGCCTGCCCGCGCCGAAACACGCGTCGTACTGCCCCCCCGGATCGACCGCGTAGTAGCTCGCGCCGTCGCCCGCGCCGACCAGCAGCGAGCCGTCCGACCCGAAGGCGAGCGTCCCGATGGTGTGGCTGTAGTAGCACGACGGGATGCCGGTGCCGAAGGTCTCGCCCAGCAAGACGCGGCGGGTCGAGAGATCGGCCACGGACGGGTTGTCGGCCCGGCCCGCGAAGCGCGTCACCCGCGCGAAGGCATCCAGGCGCGGCGCGTCCGCCGTCGAGTTGTGGTCGACGGTGTACGAGAGGTAGACGCGCCGGTTGGCCTCGAAGTCCGGGTCGACGGCGATGCCGAGCAGCCCGCGGTCGTGCTGGTCCAGCACCTCGTTCCGCAGGTCGACGAACGGCTGGGGCTGACGCACGCCGTTCTCGACCACCCAGACCATGCCCCGCTTTTCGACCACGAACATCCGCCCGCCGGGCGCGAACGCGACCGCGACGGGGCCGGCGAACGTCGCGTCGACAGCGTCTTCGAGGTAGAACTTCCCCAGGTCGGGCGTCATCGCCGCGGAGGCCGTCGGGGCCGCGACCCGCTGGGCACCCGCAAAGGGGGCGGAGAGGGCCAGGAGCAGGAACGTGGAGAACCAGCGCATGAAACACCAGGAGGACGCGATGTCGATGCCTGCAAATCAGCACCCATCCAGCTCATCCTGAGGATGACAAAGGTGCGTGGTACGCACGGGTGACGTCCAGCACGTCCAACCTGCCGTTCGCGACGGTCGCCCCCATTGTTTCCTTCGCACGTCGGGCCCCGCCGGCGAACAGGAATTGGCCCCAGAACAGCCCTCCCTCGTGGCACACCCGACGGGCGCGACTACTCCCCGACCAGCCGCTCGCGGACGGCCTTCGCGACCGCCGCGCTGCCGTTGTGCACGTGGAGCTTGGCATAGATGTTTTGCACGTGGCTGTTGACCGTGCTCAGGCTCACGAACAGCCGGTCGGCGATCTGAGGCTGGGTGTGCCCGGCCACCATCTCCCCGAGCACCTCCGTCTCGCGAGGCGTCAGGCCGTAGTCGGGGACGGTGGCGCGGGCCTCGAAGGAAGCCAGCACGAGGCGGGCCACCTGGCGCTGCATCAGCATCCCCCCGGCGCGGGCCTCGCGGATCGCCGCCAGCAGCTCGTCCGGCGAGGCGCTCTTGAGGAGGTAGCCGCTCGCCCCGGCGCCCAGCGCCGCATAGATGGTCTCGGCGTCGTCGCGGATGGTGAGCATCACGACCACCGAGCCCGGCAGGCGCGACTTGAGCTGGCTCAGCCCCTCGATGCCCGACAGACCGGGCAGGTTGACGTCCAGCAACACCACCTCGGGCCAGCCCCCCTCCGGCTCGCCCTTGCCGACGCTGTCGACGCGCGCCAGCACCGCCTCCACGCTCCCGAAGGCCTCCACAGACCGGACGTGCGTCGCCACCAGTTCGGCGACGGCCTCCCGGTAGTGAGCGTCGTCTTCGACGAGCCAGACGATGGACTCCGAGAGGTCTGAGGTGAACATGGAGCTGCGGATGGGTGGGGAGAAAAAGGTATTTGTCCTCGCGGTGAACGCCCTCGCGGAATTACCCGAGATCGGTCTCGAAGCGGACGATGGTTCCGCCGCCCTCGCGGGGCGTCCAGGTGATGGCGCCGCCGAGCGCCTCGGCGCGACGGGTCATGGTGGTGAGGCCGCGGCCCCGCGCCACCTCGGACGGATCGAACCCGACCCCGTCGTCCTCCACGTCGAACGCGACGCGGTCCGCGCTGGCCTCGATGCGGACGGCGACGCACGACGCGCGAGCGTGCCGGACGGCGTTGTGGAGCGCCTCGGTGAACAGCATGTACAGGTCCCGGCGGGCCTCCATCGTCAGCAGCCGTGGCGGCGGCGGCTCCGCAGGCGCCGTGACGTGGCCGCGGCCCGCCAGCGTCGCCACGGCGAACTGCTCCATCCGTGAGACCACCG from Rubrivirga sp. SAORIC476 encodes the following:
- a CDS encoding response regulator transcription factor; amino-acid sequence: MFTSDLSESIVWLVEDDAHYREAVAELVATHVRSVEAFGSVEAVLARVDSVGKGEPEGGWPEVVLLDVNLPGLSGIEGLSQLKSRLPGSVVVMLTIRDDAETIYAALGAGASGYLLKSASPDELLAAIREARAGGMLMQRQVARLVLASFEARATVPDYGLTPRETEVLGEMVAGHTQPQIADRLFVSLSTVNSHVQNIYAKLHVHNGSAAVAKAVRERLVGE